A single window of Vibrio sp. SCSIO 43137 DNA harbors:
- a CDS encoding DUF3135 domain-containing protein encodes MENEAIYDPELPSFDELVELAESNPAAFDEFKQEMCEKVITFASVEMQPRLRAQQSHIDRVIKRCKNPYQTNVVLAQELSAQVWKFKDVLEGDIEAENSAEIIPFSPRTNH; translated from the coding sequence ATGGAAAACGAGGCCATTTATGACCCTGAACTTCCCTCTTTTGATGAGTTGGTTGAACTGGCAGAAAGCAATCCTGCTGCATTCGACGAATTTAAACAGGAGATGTGTGAAAAGGTAATCACTTTCGCATCCGTTGAAATGCAGCCGAGGCTGAGAGCCCAGCAGAGCCACATAGACAGAGTGATTAAAAGATGCAAAAACCCCTATCAGACAAATGTTGTTCTGGCTCAGGAGCTCAGTGCTCAGGTCTGGAAATTTAAAGATGTTCTGGAGGGTGACATTGAAGCGGAAAACAGTGCAGAGATTATCCCTTTCTCCCCCAGAACCAATCATTAG
- the rraA gene encoding ribonuclease E activity regulator RraA, translating to MEYNTSALCDIYLDQVDVVEPMFSNFGGCASFAGQITTVKCFEDNGLIRSVLEEDGNGRVLLIDGGGSLRKALIDAELAVLAEENEWEGIVVYGCIREVDELEDMSIGIQALASIPVGAAKQEIGEIDVPVNFGGVTFLPEDYLYADNTGIILSQEPLDTEIDSQDEDEYEPIPEQED from the coding sequence ATGGAATATAACACTTCTGCCCTTTGTGATATTTACCTTGATCAGGTTGATGTCGTTGAGCCCATGTTCAGTAATTTCGGGGGTTGTGCATCTTTCGCAGGTCAAATCACTACCGTTAAATGTTTTGAAGATAACGGGCTGATCCGCTCTGTTCTTGAAGAGGATGGTAACGGCCGGGTACTTCTTATTGATGGCGGCGGCTCATTAAGAAAAGCCCTTATTGATGCTGAGCTAGCTGTACTTGCTGAAGAGAATGAATGGGAAGGTATCGTCGTCTACGGCTGTATCCGCGAAGTTGATGAACTGGAAGATATGAGTATCGGTATTCAGGCTCTGGCATCCATTCCGGTTGGTGCGGCGAAACAAGAGATTGGTGAGATCGATGTTCCGGTTAATTTTGGCGGTGTAACCTTCCTCCCTGAAGATTACTTATATGCCGACAATACCGGCATCATTCTTTCTCAGGAACCTCTGGATACAGAAATAGACTCGCAGGATGAAGACGAATACGAGCCTATTCCGGAACAAGAAGATTAA
- the glpX gene encoding class II fructose-bisphosphatase, translated as MKRDLAMAFSRVTEGAALAGYKWLGRGDKNAADGAAVEVMRSLLNKTDISGEIVIGEGEIDDAPMLYIGEEVGLGGDMVDIAVDPIEGTRMTAMGQANALAVLAAGEKGSFLKAPDMYMEKLVVGPQAKGCIDLNKPLTENLKNIARALGKTLDTLVVITLAKPRHDETIIKMQEMGVRVFAVPDGDVAASILTCMPDSEVDVMYCIGGAPEGVVSAAVIRALDGDMNGRLLARHEVKGDTEENRKHGQLELERCAEMGVEAGKVLEMNDMACSDNVVFSATGITKGDLLEGISRKGDIATTETLLIRGRCRTIRRIKSIHYLQRKDKEVRELIL; from the coding sequence ATGAAACGCGATCTGGCGATGGCTTTTTCCCGGGTAACTGAAGGTGCTGCACTTGCCGGCTACAAATGGCTTGGACGAGGCGATAAAAACGCTGCTGACGGAGCAGCTGTGGAAGTAATGCGCAGCCTGTTAAACAAAACAGACATCAGTGGCGAGATAGTGATCGGTGAAGGTGAGATTGACGACGCTCCTATGCTTTATATTGGTGAGGAAGTCGGACTAGGCGGCGATATGGTTGATATCGCAGTTGATCCCATTGAAGGCACAAGAATGACCGCCATGGGACAAGCCAATGCCCTTGCTGTGCTTGCAGCCGGTGAAAAGGGCAGCTTCCTGAAAGCTCCTGACATGTATATGGAGAAACTCGTTGTAGGCCCACAGGCAAAAGGCTGTATTGATCTGAACAAGCCTCTTACTGAAAACCTGAAAAACATCGCTAGGGCATTAGGTAAAACACTGGATACGCTGGTGGTGATCACTCTGGCGAAACCGCGTCATGATGAAACCATCATTAAGATGCAAGAAATGGGTGTTCGTGTATTTGCTGTGCCTGACGGTGATGTGGCAGCCTCTATCCTTACCTGTATGCCGGACAGCGAAGTAGACGTAATGTACTGCATTGGCGGCGCTCCTGAAGGTGTTGTTTCTGCCGCGGTCATTCGTGCTCTGGATGGTGATATGAACGGCCGCCTGCTGGCACGCCATGAGGTAAAAGGCGATACAGAAGAGAACCGCAAACATGGCCAGCTTGAACTGGAACGCTGCGCAGAAATGGGCGTAGAAGCAGGGAAAGTGCTGGAAATGAATGATATGGCCTGCAGCGACAATGTGGTCTTCTCCGCAACTGGTATCACCAAAGGTGATTTGCTGGAAGGCATCAGCCGCAAAGGCGATATTGCCACCACAGAAACGCTGTTGATTCGCGGTCGCTGTCGTACCATCCGCCGCATTAAGTCTATCCACTATCTGCAACGCAAAGATAAAGAAGTGCGAGAGCTTATCCTGTAA
- a CDS encoding 1,4-dihydroxy-2-naphthoate polyprenyltransferase: MKQSIAIWLDAVRPKTLPLALVSITTGSSLAYASGRFSFAITILALVTAIFLQILSNLANDYGDAEKGTDNDDRLGPTRALQSGAVSASEMKKAIIINIVLTMFSGLALIFYSLDSLSNILAFIGLGLLAILSSIAYTMGSKPYGYVGLGDLSVFIFFGLLGVGGTYFLHTGLLDTDILVPAVGCGLLAVAVLNINNMRDIENDEACGKRTVAVRLGQQSAKYYHILLIGLAFCSFVFYLYTHSTTVWIMVPFFLSAITLFKHGREVLESSSPVLIAPMMPTIVKCASITNILFSLVVVAQTLTR, translated from the coding sequence ATGAAGCAGTCCATAGCAATCTGGCTAGATGCCGTAAGACCGAAAACTCTGCCACTGGCGCTTGTCTCAATCACCACAGGCAGCAGTCTGGCGTACGCAAGCGGCCGCTTTTCCTTTGCCATTACCATTCTGGCTTTAGTGACTGCCATCTTCCTGCAAATATTATCCAATCTTGCCAATGACTATGGCGATGCGGAAAAAGGCACAGATAATGACGATCGTCTGGGGCCAACCCGTGCACTGCAATCGGGCGCCGTTTCAGCTTCAGAGATGAAGAAAGCCATAATCATCAATATTGTGCTGACCATGTTTTCCGGCCTGGCACTTATTTTCTATTCGCTGGACAGTTTGTCGAACATTTTAGCCTTTATCGGTTTGGGGCTGCTGGCTATTCTCAGCTCAATCGCCTATACCATGGGCAGCAAACCCTATGGCTATGTCGGGCTAGGTGATCTTTCGGTATTTATCTTTTTTGGCCTGCTCGGCGTTGGCGGAACCTACTTCCTCCATACCGGCTTACTTGATACCGATATACTGGTTCCGGCCGTTGGTTGCGGTCTACTGGCCGTTGCCGTGCTAAACATCAACAATATGCGCGATATAGAGAATGATGAAGCCTGTGGCAAGCGGACTGTTGCCGTGCGTCTCGGACAGCAATCAGCCAAGTATTACCACATACTACTTATCGGTCTGGCATTTTGTTCTTTCGTGTTTTATCTCTACACGCATTCCACAACCGTCTGGATTATGGTGCCGTTTTTCTTGTCGGCAATCACCCTGTTCAAACACGGCCGTGAAGTGCTGGAATCAAGCTCTCCGGTTCTGATTGCGCCTATGATGCCAACCATTGTGAAGTGTGCATCTATTACTAACATTTTGTTTTCACTGGTAGTTGTGGCTCAAACTCTGACCAGATAA
- the pfkA gene encoding 6-phosphofructokinase, translating into MIKKIGVLTSGGDAPGMNAAVRGVVRTALSSGVEVYGVYDGYLGLYEDRIEKLDRSSVSDVINRGGTFLGSARFPEFKDEKIREKAIENLNKHGIEALVVIGGDGSYMGAKKLTEMGYPCIGLPGTIDNDIAGTDYTIGYLTALNTVIDAIDRLRDTSSSHQRISIVEIMGRHCGDLTLMSSIAGGCEYIITPERPWSKEELIESLQNGIAKGKKHAIITLTELMMDANELAKDIEKATGRETRATVLGHIQRGGRPTAFDRVLASRMGNYAVHLLLEGHGGRCVGIQKETLVHHDIIDAIENMKRPVRTDLYQVADELF; encoded by the coding sequence ATGATTAAAAAAATCGGTGTTTTGACAAGCGGGGGTGATGCACCCGGAATGAACGCTGCAGTGCGTGGCGTTGTCCGTACAGCGTTGTCGTCGGGCGTTGAAGTGTATGGTGTCTATGATGGTTATCTGGGCCTGTACGAAGACCGCATTGAAAAACTTGACCGTTCCAGTGTTTCGGACGTAATCAACCGTGGTGGTACTTTCCTTGGTTCTGCGCGTTTTCCTGAATTTAAAGATGAAAAAATTCGTGAAAAAGCCATTGAGAACCTGAATAAACACGGCATTGAAGCTCTGGTTGTTATCGGCGGGGACGGCTCTTATATGGGGGCTAAGAAGCTGACTGAGATGGGTTATCCGTGTATCGGTCTTCCGGGTACTATCGATAACGATATTGCCGGTACTGACTACACAATCGGTTATCTGACAGCGTTAAACACGGTTATTGATGCTATTGACCGTCTGCGTGATACTTCTTCTTCTCACCAGCGTATCTCTATTGTTGAGATTATGGGCCGTCACTGTGGCGATCTGACTCTTATGTCTTCCATTGCCGGCGGTTGTGAGTACATCATTACTCCAGAGCGTCCGTGGAGCAAAGAGGAGCTGATTGAAAGCCTGCAGAACGGTATCGCCAAAGGTAAAAAGCACGCCATTATTACCCTTACTGAGCTGATGATGGATGCCAATGAACTGGCGAAAGACATTGAAAAAGCAACGGGTCGTGAAACTCGTGCAACGGTTCTTGGTCATATTCAGCGTGGTGGTCGTCCGACAGCGTTTGACCGCGTACTGGCTTCCCGCATGGGTAACTATGCGGTTCACCTTCTGCTGGAAGGTCACGGTGGCCGTTGTGTTGGTATCCAGAAAGAGACTCTGGTTCACCACGACATTATTGATGCGATTGAGAACATGAAGCGTCCTGTTCGTACTGATCTTTATCAGGTTGCAGACGAACTGTTCTAA
- a CDS encoding helix-turn-helix transcriptional regulator: MKTADIILEKLKREGAITAKKLSEDLSMTSMGARQHLQALQDSGLVEFFDVKVKVGRPTRNWKLTTEGHQQFSDRHSDLSVQVIEAVHAIYGEEGVQQVTLEREKATLQRYKKALATSRTFESKLSKLAQLREQDGYMAETGQTEQGYLLIENHCPICKAANSCPALCQSELNVFRALFEENIEITRTEHIVNDERRCVYLFRQI, encoded by the coding sequence GTGAAAACGGCTGACATCATTCTGGAAAAACTTAAACGTGAAGGGGCTATTACAGCGAAAAAGCTGTCTGAAGATCTCAGCATGACCAGTATGGGCGCCCGTCAACACCTTCAGGCACTTCAGGATTCCGGGCTGGTTGAGTTTTTTGATGTAAAGGTCAAGGTGGGCCGCCCCACCAGAAACTGGAAACTGACCACCGAGGGGCACCAACAGTTTTCAGATCGCCACAGTGATCTCTCTGTTCAGGTTATTGAAGCTGTACACGCCATTTACGGAGAAGAAGGCGTTCAGCAGGTAACCCTTGAGCGGGAAAAAGCGACACTACAACGCTACAAAAAGGCTCTTGCGACAAGCCGCACTTTTGAATCCAAACTTTCCAAACTGGCTCAGCTCAGGGAGCAAGACGGATATATGGCGGAAACCGGTCAGACAGAACAAGGCTACCTGCTGATTGAAAACCATTGCCCTATCTGCAAAGCCGCAAACAGTTGTCCGGCTCTCTGCCAGTCAGAACTCAATGTTTTCAGAGCCTTATTTGAAGAGAACATTGAAATCACCCGCACAGAACATATCGTCAACGACGAACGCCGTTGCGTCTACCTTTTCCGTCAAATCTGA
- the cytR gene encoding DNA-binding transcriptional regulator CytR, whose translation MATMKDVAQLAGVSTATVSRALMNPEKVSASTRKRVEDAVLEAGYSPNSLARNLRRNESKTIVTIVPDICDPYFTEIIRGIEDAALENGYLVLLGDSGQQRKRESSFINLVFTKQADGMLLLGTDLPFDVSKPEQKNLPPLVMACEYAPELELPTVHIDNLTSAFEAVNYLTQMGHKRIAQISGPEEAALCQFRFQGYQQALRRAGQTMNAAYCINSDFSFEGGAKALKKLLSLPEPPTAIFCHNDMMAIGAIQQAKKLGLRIPQDLSIVGFDDIQFSQYCDPPLTTISQPRYEIGRQAMLMMLELLKGRDVRAGSRLLETKLVVRNSAAPPRI comes from the coding sequence ATGGCGACAATGAAGGATGTTGCCCAGCTTGCAGGGGTGTCGACCGCCACTGTATCCAGAGCGTTAATGAACCCTGAGAAAGTATCTGCGTCTACCCGTAAACGAGTTGAAGACGCTGTTTTGGAAGCTGGTTATTCCCCTAACTCCCTCGCAAGAAATCTGCGAAGAAATGAATCTAAGACCATTGTTACGATTGTTCCCGATATCTGTGACCCCTACTTCACAGAGATCATCCGCGGAATTGAAGACGCAGCATTGGAAAATGGCTATCTGGTTCTGCTTGGCGACAGTGGCCAACAGCGCAAACGTGAAAGCTCATTTATCAACCTGGTATTTACTAAGCAAGCCGACGGCATGCTACTGCTGGGTACTGACCTTCCTTTTGATGTCAGTAAACCAGAGCAGAAAAACCTGCCTCCGTTGGTGATGGCCTGTGAATACGCGCCTGAACTTGAGCTTCCGACTGTGCATATTGATAACCTGACTTCTGCTTTTGAAGCGGTTAACTATCTGACCCAGATGGGCCACAAACGAATCGCCCAGATCTCCGGCCCGGAAGAGGCTGCGCTCTGTCAGTTCCGTTTTCAGGGCTATCAACAGGCTCTTCGTCGGGCAGGGCAGACAATGAATGCCGCCTACTGCATCAATAGTGACTTCTCTTTTGAAGGCGGTGCTAAAGCGCTGAAAAAACTACTTTCTCTGCCGGAGCCTCCTACTGCCATCTTCTGTCACAACGACATGATGGCCATTGGCGCCATTCAGCAGGCAAAAAAGCTTGGCCTGCGTATTCCGCAAGATCTCTCTATTGTCGGCTTTGATGATATTCAGTTCTCTCAGTATTGTGATCCGCCGTTAACGACTATATCTCAGCCAAGGTATGAAATTGGTCGTCAGGCGATGTTGATGATGCTTGAGTTACTAAAAGGGCGCGATGTCAGAGCGGGTTCACGCCTGCTTGAAACTAAGCTGGTAGTTCGTAACAGTGCAGCTCCGCCGAGAATTTAG
- the tpiA gene encoding triose-phosphate isomerase, whose protein sequence is MRHPVVMGNWKLNGSKTMVTELLNGLNTALEGVTGVDVAVAPPALYIDLAEHLIKKGGSKIILGAQNTDVNNSGAFTGDLSPEMLKDFDASHIIIGHSERREYHAESDEFVAQKFAFLKENGLTPVLCIGESEAQNEAGETVAVCARQLDAVIKTQGVEALNGAIIAYEPIWAIGTGKAATAEQAQEIHAAIRAHIAESSEEVAKNVVIQYGGSVKAGNAAELFAMPDIDGALVGGAALDAEGFAAIAKAAAEAKA, encoded by the coding sequence ATGCGTCATCCTGTAGTTATGGGTAACTGGAAACTAAACGGCAGCAAAACAATGGTTACTGAGCTGCTAAACGGACTTAACACTGCACTTGAAGGCGTAACTGGTGTTGACGTTGCTGTTGCTCCACCGGCACTTTACATCGATCTGGCAGAGCACCTAATCAAGAAAGGCGGCAGCAAAATCATTCTTGGTGCACAAAACACTGACGTAAACAACAGCGGTGCATTCACAGGTGACCTTTCTCCTGAAATGCTGAAAGATTTTGATGCTTCACACATCATCATCGGTCACTCTGAGCGTCGTGAATACCACGCTGAGTCTGATGAGTTTGTTGCTCAGAAGTTTGCTTTCCTTAAAGAGAACGGCCTGACTCCTGTACTATGTATTGGTGAATCAGAAGCACAAAACGAAGCTGGTGAAACTGTTGCAGTTTGTGCACGTCAGCTTGATGCTGTAATCAAAACTCAGGGTGTTGAAGCACTAAACGGCGCTATCATCGCTTACGAACCAATCTGGGCTATCGGTACTGGTAAAGCTGCTACTGCTGAACAAGCACAAGAAATCCACGCTGCTATCCGTGCTCACATTGCTGAGTCTAGTGAAGAAGTAGCTAAGAACGTTGTTATCCAGTACGGCGGTTCTGTTAAAGCGGGTAACGCAGCAGAGCTATTTGCTATGCCTGATATTGACGGTGCGCTAGTTGGTGGTGCAGCTCTTGATGCAGAAGGTTTTGCAGCCATTGCTAAAGCAGCCGCTGAAGCAAAAGCTTAA
- the hslV gene encoding ATP-dependent protease subunit HslV, whose translation MTTIVSVRRDNKVVIAGDGQVSLGNTVMKGNAKKVRRLYNNKVLAGFAGGTADAFTLFERFESKLQMHQGHLTKAAVELAKDWRSDRALRKLEALLAVADETASLIITGNGDVVQPEHDLIAIGSGGNFAQAAATALLENTELDAREIAEKSLKIAGDICVFTNHHHTIEELDIAAE comes from the coding sequence GTGACTACCATAGTATCTGTACGCCGTGATAATAAAGTGGTTATCGCTGGTGACGGGCAAGTCTCTCTGGGCAATACCGTAATGAAAGGCAATGCAAAAAAAGTGCGCCGCCTGTACAACAATAAAGTACTGGCAGGCTTTGCCGGTGGTACTGCCGATGCCTTTACCCTCTTTGAACGCTTTGAAAGTAAGCTGCAAATGCATCAGGGCCATCTGACCAAAGCGGCTGTAGAGCTGGCAAAAGACTGGCGTAGCGACCGGGCACTTCGCAAACTAGAAGCTCTGCTGGCCGTAGCCGATGAAACAGCCTCTCTTATCATTACCGGTAACGGTGATGTAGTGCAGCCGGAACATGACCTTATCGCAATCGGCTCCGGCGGTAATTTTGCCCAGGCAGCAGCAACCGCCCTGCTTGAAAATACTGAATTAGACGCGCGCGAAATTGCAGAAAAGTCTCTGAAAATCGCCGGTGACATCTGTGTGTTTACCAATCACCATCACACGATTGAAGAACTCGACATCGCAGCAGAATAA
- the fieF gene encoding CDF family cation-efflux transporter FieF (FieF, a metal efflux transporter, is a member of the CDF (cation diffusion facilitator) family of transporters.): MKKDYNRLVTMAAWAATIIATLLLIVKIIVWWVTGSVSLLASLIDSVLDIAASGINLVVIRYALQPADKEHTFGHGKAESLAALAQSMFISGSACFLILNGVDRFFRPEALESPQLGVYVSLFAFVLTLGLVTFQKYVVRKTGSQAIAADSLHYQTDLYMNLAIALALGLSYFGFGQADAVFAIGIGLFILFSAFKMVSQAVQSLLDRQLPEEELNEIRKIAIDVDGVLGVHQLRTRMSGPVRFIQLHLELNDEITLIEAHRISDQVEADLMERFPESDVLIHQDPYSVVYGSEKGQKELGW; encoded by the coding sequence ATGAAAAAGGATTATAACCGACTGGTTACTATGGCGGCCTGGGCCGCTACGATAATCGCAACACTGCTTTTGATTGTTAAGATCATTGTCTGGTGGGTCACTGGTTCTGTCAGCCTGCTGGCATCTCTTATCGATTCTGTTCTCGATATTGCTGCATCCGGCATCAATCTGGTGGTTATCCGTTATGCCCTGCAACCGGCAGATAAAGAACACACCTTTGGTCATGGTAAGGCCGAATCCCTTGCTGCCCTTGCGCAATCCATGTTTATTTCCGGCTCCGCTTGCTTTCTTATCCTGAACGGGGTTGATCGCTTCTTCCGTCCTGAGGCATTGGAGTCACCACAACTTGGTGTCTATGTCAGCCTGTTTGCCTTCGTACTGACTCTGGGTCTGGTCACTTTTCAGAAGTACGTGGTGAGAAAAACCGGCAGTCAGGCCATTGCAGCTGACTCTCTGCACTATCAAACTGACTTGTATATGAACTTAGCCATCGCTCTGGCGCTCGGACTGAGTTATTTCGGATTCGGTCAGGCTGATGCTGTATTTGCCATTGGTATCGGCCTGTTTATTCTGTTCAGTGCTTTCAAAATGGTTAGCCAGGCAGTTCAGTCCCTGCTAGATCGTCAGTTGCCGGAAGAGGAGCTGAATGAGATTCGTAAAATAGCCATTGACGTTGATGGTGTACTTGGCGTACACCAGCTCAGAACGCGCATGTCCGGGCCGGTTCGCTTTATTCAGTTACATCTGGAACTAAATGACGAAATAACCCTGATTGAAGCCCACCGGATTTCAGATCAGGTGGAAGCGGATCTGATGGAACGTTTCCCCGAATCGGATGTTCTTATTCATCAGGACCCATATTCTGTGGTTTATGGTAGCGAAAAAGGACAGAAAGAGCTGGGTTGGTAA
- the zapB gene encoding cell division protein ZapB has translation MSLDVLEQLESKIQTAVDTITLLQMEVEELKQSNQQLSEQAELAKEEKEALVQQNQQMQEEQAAWQQRIRTLLGKMEDVE, from the coding sequence ATGTCATTGGACGTATTAGAACAACTAGAAAGTAAAATTCAGACCGCAGTAGATACTATTACGTTACTGCAAATGGAAGTTGAAGAGCTTAAACAGAGCAACCAGCAACTGAGTGAGCAGGCTGAGTTGGCGAAAGAGGAAAAAGAGGCTTTAGTTCAGCAGAATCAGCAAATGCAGGAAGAGCAGGCAGCGTGGCAGCAGCGCATCAGAACTCTGCTTGGCAAAATGGAAGATGTAGAATAA
- a CDS encoding 5-carboxymethyl-2-hydroxymuconate Delta-isomerase — translation MPNLVLEYTNSVDERVNIQGLLEDLHQVTLECRLFQVNDVKSRALRCHHWLIGELEDSEDFIHITFELLEGRSTEQKQQLSDALMAVLQQQASEVKSLTVNVRDMDRDSFRKVIN, via the coding sequence ATGCCTAACTTGGTATTGGAGTATACAAACTCAGTTGATGAAAGGGTGAATATTCAGGGGTTGCTGGAGGATCTGCATCAGGTGACTCTGGAGTGTAGACTGTTTCAGGTCAATGATGTCAAATCGCGGGCATTGCGCTGTCATCACTGGCTCATTGGCGAGCTGGAAGATAGTGAGGACTTTATTCATATCACCTTTGAGCTGCTGGAAGGAAGAAGTACAGAACAGAAGCAGCAGTTGAGTGATGCGCTTATGGCGGTGTTACAGCAGCAGGCTTCTGAAGTAAAGAGCCTGACGGTGAACGTGCGGGATATGGATCGCGACAGCTTTCGTAAGGTAATTAACTAA
- a CDS encoding SPOR domain-containing protein, which produces MANRDYVKRGQGSRKKPARKRSSGFPWKAGVLALLLVSGFGYGLYILNQDPEPPKTTVKKNTKPTKPAEKKALPPPPEEKWEYVKTLPNKEVKVEAKQQVVSDIPYIMQCGAFKNLQQAEERKVNIAFQGISSKIRKKEGSNWYRVVLGPYALKREAERDRHKLQKAKIEPCAIWKEQQ; this is translated from the coding sequence GTGGCAAATAGAGATTATGTAAAAAGAGGGCAAGGGTCGCGTAAAAAACCTGCCCGCAAAAGATCCTCCGGTTTCCCATGGAAAGCGGGTGTACTTGCTTTACTTCTTGTAAGCGGATTTGGCTATGGGCTCTATATACTTAATCAAGACCCTGAGCCGCCGAAGACAACGGTAAAGAAAAACACAAAACCAACTAAGCCTGCTGAGAAAAAGGCCTTGCCGCCTCCGCCTGAAGAGAAGTGGGAATATGTAAAGACCCTTCCAAACAAGGAAGTAAAGGTCGAAGCCAAGCAACAGGTAGTTTCAGACATTCCGTATATTATGCAGTGCGGAGCCTTTAAAAACCTGCAGCAAGCGGAAGAGCGTAAGGTCAATATCGCTTTTCAGGGCATCAGCAGTAAGATCCGTAAAAAAGAAGGCAGCAACTGGTACCGAGTCGTTCTTGGTCCTTATGCTCTTAAACGTGAGGCTGAGCGGGATCGACATAAGCTACAAAAAGCTAAAATCGAACCTTGTGCTATCTGGAAAGAACAGCAATAA
- the hslU gene encoding HslU--HslV peptidase ATPase subunit — MSEMTPREIVHELNRHIIGQDQAKRSVAIALRNRWRRMQLEESLRVEVSPKNILMIGPTGVGKTEIARRLAKLANAPFIKVEATKFTEVGYVGKEVETIIRDLTDVAVKMTHQQAMEKVKFRAEEQAEERVLDALLPPARDAWGQNEQPAEDNSNTRQIFRKKLREGKLDDKEIEVDVAAPQMGVEIMAPPGMEEMTNQLQGMFQNLAGNTKKNRKMKIKDAFKALTEEEAAKLVNQEELKEQAIYNVENNGIVFIDEIDKICKRGESSGPDVSREGVQRDLLPLIEGSTISTKHGMVKTDHILFITSGAFQVAKPSDLIPELQGRLPIRVELEALTSDDFKRILTEPKASLTEQYIALMKTEEVDIEFSEDGINQIADAAWQVNETTENIGARRLHTVMERLMDEISFEATDKPGSKLVIDQAYVKERLGDFVEDEDLSRFIL, encoded by the coding sequence ATGTCTGAAATGACTCCACGTGAAATCGTTCACGAACTTAACCGACATATTATTGGCCAGGATCAGGCAAAGCGTTCTGTTGCTATCGCCCTGAGAAACCGCTGGCGTCGTATGCAGCTTGAAGAGAGCCTGCGGGTTGAAGTATCACCTAAAAACATCCTTATGATCGGCCCGACTGGTGTGGGTAAAACAGAAATCGCCCGCAGACTGGCTAAACTGGCAAATGCGCCTTTTATCAAGGTAGAAGCGACTAAGTTCACCGAAGTGGGTTATGTAGGTAAAGAAGTTGAAACCATTATCCGTGACCTGACCGATGTGGCAGTCAAAATGACTCATCAGCAGGCGATGGAGAAAGTGAAGTTCCGCGCGGAAGAACAAGCTGAAGAACGTGTTCTTGATGCCCTTCTACCTCCGGCACGTGATGCATGGGGTCAGAATGAACAACCTGCTGAAGACAACTCTAATACCCGTCAGATCTTCCGTAAAAAACTGCGTGAAGGAAAGCTGGACGACAAAGAGATCGAAGTCGATGTCGCAGCTCCGCAAATGGGTGTTGAAATTATGGCGCCTCCGGGCATGGAAGAGATGACCAATCAGCTTCAGGGTATGTTCCAGAACCTTGCCGGAAACACCAAAAAGAACCGTAAGATGAAAATCAAAGATGCTTTCAAAGCATTGACGGAAGAAGAAGCGGCCAAACTGGTTAATCAGGAAGAGCTGAAAGAGCAGGCTATCTACAATGTAGAGAACAACGGCATTGTGTTTATCGATGAGATAGACAAAATCTGTAAGCGCGGCGAAAGCTCTGGCCCGGATGTATCACGTGAAGGGGTACAGAGAGACCTTCTGCCACTGATCGAAGGCAGCACAATTTCAACCAAACACGGTATGGTAAAAACAGACCATATCTTGTTTATCACCTCTGGTGCGTTTCAGGTTGCTAAACCTTCTGATCTGATCCCGGAACTTCAGGGTCGTCTGCCTATTCGTGTAGAGCTAGAAGCACTGACCAGTGACGACTTCAAACGTATCCTGACTGAGCCGAAAGCCTCTCTGACAGAGCAATACATCGCCCTGATGAAGACAGAAGAAGTAGACATTGAGTTTTCAGAAGATGGCATTAACCAGATTGCCGACGCTGCGTGGCAGGTAAACGAAACCACTGAAAATATTGGTGCACGTCGTCTGCATACAGTGATGGAACGTCTGATGGATGAGATCTCTTTCGAAGCTACTGATAAACCGGGTAGTAAGCTGGTAATCGACCAGGCCTACGTGAAAGAGCGTCTGGGTGACTTCGTAGAAGATGAAGATCTAAGCCGCTTTATTCTGTAA